The DNA sequence TCTTGAATTTTTCTTTCACAAAAACCTTGTTCTTCTTTTGCAGCATGATATTCAGCATTTTCTTTTAAATCTCCATGAGCTCTCGCTTCAGAAATAGAAGAAATAATTTTTGGTCTTATAATATTTTTTAATTTATTTAATTCTTTTCTTAATTTTTTTTCACCTTTTATTGTCATTGGAATTTTATTTTTCATATATAAAAACCTTAATTTTTTTTATACAAAATTATAAATAATATTATTCTTTAAAAATATTTTATTTAAAAATTTTAAATATTTTAAATATTATAAATCAATTTATAAATAAAAATAATAAATTTATTATAATACATGATATATTAATACTATTAATTTTTAATTAATTTAAAATAATTAAAAATATAAGAACAATAAATTAAAAAATATTTTTATAAATTTAAATTTATATTAAAATAAAAAAAAAAAAAAAAAAAAATGAAAAACAAAATAAAAAAAATATTAATAAAAAAATTAAATTTATTTTATGTAAAAGTAAAAAAAAAAAATAATTATTATAAAATCACAGCAGTTGGAAAAATATTTTTTAAAACAAATGAAGTTAATAGACAAAAAATAATATATTCTCCATTATTAAAATTAATTACAAAAA is a window from the Buchnera aphidicola (Periphyllus koelreuteriae) genome containing:
- a CDS encoding BolA/IbaG family iron-sulfur metabolism protein is translated as MKNKIKKILIKKLNLFYVKVKKKNNYYKITAVGKIFFKTNEVNRQKIIYSPLLKLITKKKIHAISIKAYSLNEWKKLKKNKKK